One window of Chloroflexus aggregans DSM 9485 genomic DNA carries:
- a CDS encoding STAS domain-containing protein, translating to MSDIIRREEFGDVVVLHILTTSVDAISAAAIAAECQEMRPITVLDFSEVSFINSAGISALLKFVVNARKAGYQLYAMNVTPHHQKIFKMVEMSRYMPTIEERDLAAYR from the coding sequence ATGAGTGACATTATTCGACGAGAAGAGTTTGGTGATGTGGTCGTCCTCCACATCTTGACGACCAGTGTTGATGCTATCTCGGCTGCTGCCATTGCTGCCGAATGCCAAGAGATGCGTCCGATTACGGTACTTGATTTTAGCGAAGTATCGTTTATCAATTCGGCCGGCATTTCGGCGTTGCTCAAATTCGTCGTGAATGCCCGTAAAGCTGGCTACCAATTGTATGCGATGAATGTCACACCACACCATCAGAAAATCTTTAAGATGGTTGAGATGTCGCGTTATATGCCGACCATCGAAGAGCGAGATCTGGCTGCATATCGCTGA
- a CDS encoding ATP-binding protein, with protein sequence MQRVELRIPSIPIFERVVRASAAEVGSAAGLSPEQVEDLKLAVSEAVNNAIDHGNRGDTAKLVGVIFDIDGDKLEIRISDQGSGIEQLDVSRRVIDDERLEAGYLRGFGMYLISALVDDYEVVSSQQGTVLTLRLYRKDRQQ encoded by the coding sequence ATGCAACGAGTCGAGTTGCGCATTCCATCCATCCCGATCTTCGAGCGCGTGGTACGCGCGAGTGCTGCTGAAGTCGGCAGTGCCGCCGGCCTTAGTCCCGAACAGGTTGAAGACCTGAAATTGGCGGTTAGTGAAGCGGTCAATAATGCTATCGATCACGGTAATCGCGGCGATACCGCCAAACTGGTCGGGGTGATTTTTGACATCGATGGTGATAAACTCGAGATCCGGATAAGCGATCAGGGCAGTGGAATCGAACAGCTCGATGTTTCACGGCGGGTCATCGATGATGAACGGCTCGAAGCCGGCTATCTGCGCGGTTTCGGGATGTATCTCATTAGCGCGCTGGTCGACGATTACGAGGTGGTTTCATCACAGCAAGGGACGGTGCTCACACTCCGTCTCTATCGGAAGGATCGGCAACAATGA